A part of Leptospira wolffii serovar Khorat str. Khorat-H2 genomic DNA contains:
- a CDS encoding sulfurtransferase, producing the protein MIRFAFFFTLLLLSHSLLASETRISGLKGWFVDASTSLYLSKQGAILIDAREGITLPSLPKSISLGWQEISRKDSPFAGNLLPDSEAKAVLAKKGILPNTVLLVYGDPTGGWGEEGRIVWSLRTLGFSKSFIIDGGYAALKKASNSSVPDRSDILAKIRNSSSEQKKWGVDQNFVSAKLADKNTVFIDTREEREYLGETPYGESKGGHLPKAKWIYYRNFLDKEGFLLPDSKILAKLHELGISKDKTVVSYCTGGVRSGWMTSVLASLGYDAKNYAGSMWEWTSPKFDNPLVLK; encoded by the coding sequence ATGATTCGTTTCGCTTTCTTTTTTACGCTGCTTCTTCTATCCCATTCTTTACTCGCTTCGGAAACTAGAATTTCCGGACTCAAGGGTTGGTTCGTCGACGCTTCTACCTCCCTGTATCTTTCCAAGCAAGGAGCAATACTCATAGACGCCAGAGAAGGAATCACGCTTCCTTCTTTACCTAAATCGATCTCGCTGGGCTGGCAGGAAATTTCCCGGAAAGATTCCCCTTTCGCAGGGAATCTTCTTCCGGATTCCGAGGCAAAGGCGGTGTTAGCTAAGAAAGGAATTCTTCCTAATACAGTTCTTCTAGTATACGGAGATCCTACGGGGGGATGGGGAGAAGAGGGAAGAATCGTATGGTCCCTAAGAACATTAGGTTTTTCGAAATCGTTTATCATAGACGGCGGATATGCCGCCTTGAAAAAAGCATCCAATTCCTCCGTTCCGGATAGATCCGATATACTCGCTAAGATACGCAATAGCTCCTCCGAGCAAAAGAAATGGGGTGTGGATCAAAACTTCGTCTCGGCGAAATTAGCGGATAAGAATACCGTCTTCATCGATACCAGGGAAGAAAGGGAATATCTGGGAGAGACCCCTTACGGAGAATCGAAAGGCGGCCATTTGCCGAAAGCGAAATGGATTTATTATAGGAATTTTCTAGATAAGGAAGGTTTTCTACTTCCGGATTCCAAGATACTTGCCAAACTTCACGAATTGGGAATCTCGAAAGACAAAACGGTAGTCTCTTATTGCACGGGAGGAGTTCGATCCGGTTGGATGACTTCCGTACTCGCATCTTTAGGATACGACGCTAAAAATTACGCGGGTTCCATGTGGGAATGGACTTCTCCGAAGTTCGACAATCCGTTGGTATTGAAATAA
- a CDS encoding XRE family transcriptional regulator, with translation MPTVDPIERGLIQSIGTLVRKRRQELGLSLGKLAELSQVSRGMLSLVESGKATPSIALLWKISKAIRLPLSSLMEFSKEELPKIYRKEDSLEQAIEGGVYKIRPLLHEETRFQTRLFEIRLSSGVAKTFITKVQSKQRQSLYLQSGSLRLKVGGKWFDLEEGDSMTFLGKDLQELANLGEKDSLILWSSALSED, from the coding sequence ATGCCTACAGTTGATCCGATCGAAAGAGGACTCATCCAATCCATAGGGACCTTGGTTCGCAAGAGAAGACAGGAATTAGGTCTCTCTCTCGGCAAATTGGCCGAGCTATCCCAAGTGAGCAGAGGGATGCTCAGCTTGGTGGAATCCGGAAAGGCGACTCCTTCTATCGCGCTTCTTTGGAAGATTTCCAAAGCGATTCGATTACCCCTTTCCAGTCTGATGGAATTTTCCAAAGAGGAACTTCCCAAAATCTATCGAAAAGAGGATTCTTTGGAACAGGCAATCGAAGGAGGGGTTTATAAAATCCGACCTCTTTTGCATGAGGAGACCAGATTCCAGACCAGGCTATTCGAAATCCGTCTTTCTTCCGGAGTCGCCAAGACATTCATTACGAAAGTGCAATCCAAGCAAAGACAAAGTCTATATCTTCAATCCGGATCCTTGAGATTGAAGGTGGGCGGCAAATGGTTCGATCTGGAAGAAGGGGACAGCATGACTTTTCTAGGAAAGGATCTACAGGAACTTGCCAATTTAGGAGAAAAGGATTCTTTGATTCTTTGGTCTTCGGCTCTTTCCGAGGATTGA